The region CGCTGAATCCCGTCAAAACCGGTGCCGTTCTCGAGGGCTTTACGCGCATGTTTCCCGGCGGAGCATACCAAGTATCTGGAGTTAGTGTCCCCTCAGACGTGCCAGACCAGCCACTTTCAGACCAAGAGACCCTCCAAGGTGCCCTCAACCGCATAAAAAACGCTCGCTCGCTTGAACCCGATGCCGACTTCTgggtgggggtggaaggaggcGTTAACCCCGAGGGCGAGACGTTCCAGTCTTTTGCTTGGATTGCCGTGGAGAGCAAGGAGGGCCGTACCGGCAAGGCGCGCACCGCAACGTACTATGTTGCTCAAGAAACGGCCAATCTGATCGGTGGAGGGATGGAGTTGGGCCACGCAGATGATCTGATTTTTGGGAAGACAAACTCCAAACAGCACAGCGGTTCGGTGGGCATCTTGACAGACGATGTGGTCACCAGAACTTCGTATTATATTCAGGCTGTCATCTTGGCCTTGATACCGTTCAAGAACACCCAGTTGACATTTTCATCGAACAAGAGTGGTTAGAGGTCGGACGGCAGCGCAGCTAGGCGCGTAGAGCTGGATCTCGCTCTTCTGCATCTTGAGCCAGGTGATACGGAGTGGTAGAAACTAACATACGCATTGCAAGAAACATGTTACCTTCTCGGCCCCCAAAATGACCTTACAATCGTTAAGCAGAAATATTGTCCAATATCAGTGTTTGCAAGTCCCCAAATGAAGCCTTGTTCAGCAGCAGGCAGGCGATGCATGTGTAAGGAAGCCGCATCCTGTCGGTGGGCCCCATTTGCACGTCACCATGCAGACCAGCCCCACAGTGTCCTGTCGCATGTGGAGCCGTGAAactgttggtgttgaaggtACTCGAGGACAGTACAAGGGCGAGTCTACATTTGCAGCTTTGAGGGCTTTGCATActctgttgatgatggctttATGTTTAAACTTGCCTGGTATATACTTCTTCAAGAGTTTAAGTCTACATTCTATCATCTCCAACCACAAAACCCCTGTTACTTCGACGGTAGTTGTACCCTTGACCCACTCTTTTTGTAATCTACCAGCGCCAAGCCTGCGTGACCAGTCGTCGGTTGTGGTCAACAATCGACAGCTCTGGCTCGCCAGTTCACTCTGAAAAGTTCATCCCACGTCGTCCATCTTCGACGTGCCCGTTCACATTCCCCTCAGCTTCAACTATGCAACCATGAACGGATTCGAAGACGATAAGAAGCCAAAGTGCGATGGCGACGAGTATGTCAAGCCTGGGCCCAAGGACCTCCAGGTTCAGCTCGTCATTTCCCTATCGCTAGGGGTTTCTGCCTTTCTAGCCTTTTGTGTACGTACGCTTCTCATTTTTCTAGTCCCAGTGAGCCTCTAACGAAAAGCTCCTTGACAGATATTacgacgacgatggaaaTCCCTATACGCCGCGCGCAAACGACATGCCGAGATCGAGCTCCCACACTTGCCCGACACTTTGTTTGGTTGGATGCCCGCCCTTTATAGGATTACCGAACACCAGGTTCTGGCTTGCGCCGGACTGGACGCATATGTATTCCTGACATTCTTCAAGATGTCGTTGCAGCTCTTCGCTGTCATGTTCTTCTTTGCCGCCGTTGTTCTCGAGCCCATCAATCGCCACTTTGATCCCGGACACAAACGCAacgacaccaacccctccgaaTTTTCCCTGCTCCGCGAGTATGCGCCGTATAGCGACTATCAAAAAGTCAACCTCTTCGGAAACGCTGGCGAAAACTCTGGCGACGGCCATGGGGGCGATGACGAGAGCTTCAACAAGAACATGAGCTACTTGTGGTCTTACCTGGTGTTTACCTATGTATTTACTGGACTTACCCTGTTTATGCTGAACCGGTACACTCTGAAGGTCATTGGCATACGCCAGAACTACCTGGGCACACAATCTACAATCACCGACCGAACATTCCGATTGTCTGGTATTCCTGAGAAGCTGCGCACCGAGAATGCGATCAAATCTTTGGTAGAAAAGCTGGAGATTGGAAAGGTGGAAAGCGTCACTTTGTGCCGCAACTGGAAGGAGATCGACGAACTGATGGAGCGAAGAACCGCAATACTCGCCAAATTGGAAGAGACGTGGAGTGTTTACATCAGCCAAAAGCCAAAATTACCAGTTGGAACGCAGGCGAATGGCGATGGGACAGCTTCGGGGGCACCAGAAGTGCGGTCTGACGAAGAAGCCGGCGAAAGTGAACGACTGCTGCGAGGAGGGCATGATATGCAGATTGACCGGCCCCGTCCTCAGGCAAGGCTCTGGTACGGCTTTCTTCGTATGCAAAGTCGCAAGATTGACGGCCTCGACTATTATACCGAACGCCTCCGGTTGCTCGATGAAAAGATTATCGCTGCTCGGAAGAAGACCTATGAACCGGCCAACATCGCATTCGTGACCATGGACTCTATTGCAGCCTGTCAGATGGCGATCCAGGCCCTCATCGACCCTGGGCCGGGCCAATTGCTAACCAAGCCTGCCCCAGCCCCATCCGATGTGGTATGGAGGAATACATACAAGCCTTGGTGGAGGCGGCGCTTCCAGTCGTGGACTGTCACTATCTTTATCTCGATTCTTTCCATCATCTGGGTCGGTCCCGTCGCTGCCCTAGCATCTACCACCATCTGCACCATCAAGGCAATTATGCCCTCTCTAGCCGAGACCCTCAAGGACCATGAAATCATCCGCTCGCTTATTCAGACCGGCATCCCGACTCTCGTGGTATCCTTGCTCAACGTCGCCGTGCCCTACCTCTACGACTTCTTGTCCGAACACCAAGGCATGATCTCGCGGGGCGATGTGG is a window of Podospora pseudopauciseta strain CBS 411.78 chromosome 1, whole genome shotgun sequence DNA encoding:
- a CDS encoding hypothetical protein (COG:F; EggNog:ENOG503PFNG) — encoded protein: MASQEATSQATPQKIVVASLNPVKTGAVLEGFTRMFPGGAYQVSGVSVPSDVPDQPLSDQETLQGALNRIKNARSLEPDADFWVGVEGGVNPEGETFQSFAWIAVESKEGRTGKARTATYYVAQETANLIGGGMELGHADDLIFGKTNSKQHSGSVGILTDDVVTRTSYYIQAVILALIPFKNTQLTFSSNKSG
- a CDS encoding hypothetical protein (COG:S; EggNog:ENOG503NY6R): MNGFEDDKKPKCDGDEYVKPGPKDLQVQLVISLSLGVSAFLAFCILRRRWKSLYAARKRHAEIELPHLPDTLFGWMPALYRITEHQVLACAGLDAYVFLTFFKMSLQLFAVMFFFAAVVLEPINRHFDPGHKRNDTNPSEFSLLREYAPYSDYQKVNLFGNAGENSGDGHGGDDESFNKNMSYLWSYLVFTYVFTGLTLFMLNRYTLKVIGIRQNYLGTQSTITDRTFRLSGIPEKLRTENAIKSLVEKLEIGKVESVTLCRNWKEIDELMERRTAILAKLEETWSVYISQKPKLPVGTQANGDGTASGAPEVRSDEEAGESERLLRGGHDMQIDRPRPQARLWYGFLRMQSRKIDGLDYYTERLRLLDEKIIAARKKTYEPANIAFVTMDSIAACQMAIQALIDPGPGQLLTKPAPAPSDVVWRNTYKPWWRRRFQSWTVTIFISILSIIWVGPVAALASTTICTIKAIMPSLAETLKDHEIIRSLIQTGIPTLVVSLLNVAVPYLYDFLSEHQGMISRGDVALSVISKNFFFTFFNIFLIFTVFGAAVAGIQETFRKSLTDSTYIAYTIATKIEELTSFYSCFIMLQGLGLFPFRLLQFGSISLYPINRMGAKTPRDFSQIMQPPMFYYGFYLPTALLVFILCLVYSVLPDGYQVLGLGVVYFVFGYFTYKYQLLYAMDQPQHATGGAWRMICYRVILGLVVFQVTMSGYLALKSAFTVAVLVTPLVIGTVWYSWNFKWQFEPLTKFISLVSIKRGEDEEEGVNEVAILDDEREGGYEEDVDQRSLRRRGSTTVDEAREKGLRFVNPSLVVPLEQPWIYQDPPPPFTEESDSLEFAIGGSEGEYSYGAGPSIRSRRDETRVEGIATRPPGPGSGAASSNSSSSISLGDTHIWRQ